The DNA region ATTGTGGCAGTGGGCGTTCGTCACGAGCCAACTGTGTTTGAACTTGCTCGATGTGATTCGAGTAAATGTGCGCATCACCCAAGGTGTGAACAAAGTCACCGACTTCAAGGTTGCAGACTTGTGCGATCATATGCACTAGCAACGCATAGCTTGCGATATTGAATGGCACACCTAAGAAGATATCAGCGCTTCGTTGATACAGTTGGCAGGAAAGTTTTCCGTTCGCCACGTAAAACTGAAAGAACGCATGACATGGTGGCAAAGCCATCTTTTCAACGTCGCCCGGATTAAATGCAATAACCAACAAACGGCGTGAATCTGGATTCTTTTTGATTTGTTCAACCACGTTCGTGATTTGATCAATCGTGCGACCGTCAGCAGTTTCCCAGGATCTCCATTGTTTTCCATATACGGGACCCAAGTTGCCATTTTCGTCTGCCCATTCATCCCAGATCGTGACTTTGTTGTCTTTCAAATACTGGATGTTTGTTTCGCCTTTCAAGAACCACAAAAGTTCATGAAAGATCGAACGCGTGTGCAGTTTTTTTGTGGTCAAAAGAGGAAACCCCTCTTGAAGATTAAAGCGCATCTGATACCCAAACGTAGAGATCGTCCCTGTACCAGTACGGTCTTCTTTTTTGGTTCCGTTCTCTAAAACAAATTTCATCAGATCGTGATACTGCTTCATCTTATCTCCTGCGCCTGATTTTAAGTTTAAGTGGGGGTTCATTATTGGTCCAGCAAGCACAATGCGGCAAATTTACTTTCTATGTCGACATCACAGGAACGGGGGAAAGGTACGCCGTACCTTCCGGGGGTGCGCCGTGTTGACGATGACCTTTTGGCTGGAATGTAAGGTGATTATTACAACTCAACTCTGCGGTGGTGGAGCTGTGCAAACATTCAGCTCTTTGGTCATAATTGCGGGTTCGCTGATATCTAGTTTCACCCTTATGTGGTCTACTTGAACCACCAATCAGTCGTTCTCTTAGTTCATTAGATTCCCTTTTGTCCTTTATGAATGGCCCCTAGCTTTTTTAAGGAGGCAAAAATGGGAAAAAAAATATACGTTGGAAATCTTAGCTACAATACTGACTCTGATCTGTTGGCAGAGACTTTCAGTGCTTTTGGTACGGTTGAGTCTGCAAACATCATCACAGACCGCGAAACTGGTCGCAGCAAAGGTTTTGCTTTTGTTGAAATGTCCTCTGACTCTGAAGCTACTGCAGCAATTGAAAAATTGAACGGTATGGATTTGGGCGGTCGTGCGATGAATATTTCAGAAGCCAAGCCTCAAGCTCCACGCACAGGTGGTGGTGGCGGTCGCAACTTCGGTTCACGTCGTTCTTACTAATTTTTTAATAAAACACCGTATAAATGCAGATCCATCTTGTTGGTGGATCTGCATTTTTTATTTAAGGAGGAATGATGGCTAGAGATGACTTGATTATGATCGAAGGAAAGGTCTCCGATTTAAAAGGTGGCGGCATTTACTTTATCACTCTGCAAAATGGAATCGATATCAAGGCCAAGCTATGCGGGAAAATGAAGCGCTTCAATATCAAAGTGGTAGTGGGCGACAGAGTTACGGTCAGCGTTTCTCCTTATGACCCCACCCATGGCCTCATCACCCATCGCTTCAAAGCGTAGGCTTAAGGGACTATTCTCGCGCGTGTTTAAAATTTGTACATGATGCTTATTCCGTAGCCCCCCTAGGTTTGAGTACGGAGGGGCATGGGAGTTGTAGGTATAACGGCAGGAAGGAGCCGTTTATGGAACGCAACCACGGACCTATAGTATTTATGATCGTTATCGCCATAGTGGGCGGTTTGATTTACGTTGCCGAAAAGACCAAGGCTCCGGCCATGGTGCCTTCAGAGCCTTTGCCTGGTGCAATTCTGATTGCGCAACAAAACAGCAAAATTCCTTTTTCTGAATCCCTGAAGTCCGCGATGCCAAAGCTTAAAAAAGCAAAGCATGATTCAGGTTTTGATATGACTCAGATTCTGATCGATCAAGTTGTTCAACGTCTTTCCGAGCGTCGCAACGACTGGGCCTTGTTTGAAAAACAAGTGCGCTCCCAAGTCGCAAGTCTTTCCTATAACGATTTGATGTCTTTGGCGGCTAAAGCCCTGAATTCCGAAGCTGAAATTCGAGAGCGCGACGTTGCCGTATATCTTCTAAGTTTGGCAGGTATGCCTGCGCACAACGCTCTTTTTGAAGTGGTGAAAGCCCCGATGGCGGTTCAGCATGGTCGAGGCAAGTCTTTGCACCAATCTCAGGACGACTCTTTGAAGATGCGTGCCCTGGTTGCTTTGGATCAGTTGGCAGTTGCGAATCCGAACCAACTTTATAAGACGATGAACCTGGTTCGCAAGTCGAAGGCAAGTTCGCAAGTTAAAACAAATGCAATGGCAAGTCTTATAGGTATCTCCAAAGGCAAGCCGGGCAAATTGTCCCTTAAATTAAATCAAACAGTGGCATCTGCGGAGGCGCAATAATGGAAACTATGAAGGGTAAAATCATTCTTTTGTCAGCGTATGTGATCACTTGCATGGCGCTGGGTTATTACCACGCAAAAGTGAATGCGACGATGAAAAGCACGGCGACAGTCGCAGTTAGTAGTAAAAATTAATCTCGGCCTTATATTCTTCATCGTTCTTTGCCCCCAAGCGAAGACCGATATCCTTGCTTAAATTAATCTGAGCACCCGCAAACAGATCGCGGTATTCATCAAGACTGCCGTGATTGTCATAGCGATACCAGGCTTCGCCCAAAAGACTGAAGCTGTCTTTTAGATTATAACGAATCAAGAT from Bdellovibrio sp. GT3 includes:
- a CDS encoding thymidylate synthase produces the protein MKQYHDLMKFVLENGTKKEDRTGTGTISTFGYQMRFNLQEGFPLLTTKKLHTRSIFHELLWFLKGETNIQYLKDNKVTIWDEWADENGNLGPVYGKQWRSWETADGRTIDQITNVVEQIKKNPDSRRLLVIAFNPGDVEKMALPPCHAFFQFYVANGKLSCQLYQRSADIFLGVPFNIASYALLVHMIAQVCNLEVGDFVHTLGDAHIYSNHIEQVQTQLARDERPLPQLKLNPSVKNLFDFTYEDIEIVGYDPHPAIKAPVAV
- a CDS encoding RNA recognition motif domain-containing protein, with amino-acid sequence MGKKIYVGNLSYNTDSDLLAETFSAFGTVESANIITDRETGRSKGFAFVEMSSDSEATAAIEKLNGMDLGGRAMNISEAKPQAPRTGGGGGRNFGSRRSY
- the infA gene encoding translation initiation factor IF-1, with protein sequence MARDDLIMIEGKVSDLKGGGIYFITLQNGIDIKAKLCGKMKRFNIKVVVGDRVTVSVSPYDPTHGLITHRFKA